Proteins co-encoded in one Kutzneria chonburiensis genomic window:
- the lipB gene encoding lipoyl(octanoyl) transferase LipB — protein sequence MTVQRVDLGVVDYERAAADMRGWVAERQEGRAEDRLFLLSHPPVVTYSPRTDPADLPTGMQLVEVDRGGYATYHGPGQLVGYLVVDVRRRGPVDIVRWVENGLIEALAALGFATIRRDTPAGEGSLVGVWTPDHRKLVSIGMRIRRGVTSHGFAVNVDPDMSVYRDFTACALPGVTMCSLSELAAEQGVSTPSEAAVRDAVADALGAA from the coding sequence GTGACCGTGCAGCGCGTCGATCTCGGGGTCGTCGACTACGAGCGGGCGGCCGCGGACATGCGCGGGTGGGTGGCCGAGCGGCAGGAAGGGCGGGCCGAGGACCGGCTCTTCCTGCTCAGCCACCCGCCCGTGGTGACGTACAGCCCGCGGACCGATCCGGCGGATCTGCCGACCGGGATGCAGCTGGTTGAGGTGGACCGTGGCGGGTACGCCACGTATCACGGGCCGGGGCAGCTGGTCGGGTATCTGGTGGTCGACGTGCGTCGGCGCGGGCCGGTGGACATCGTGCGGTGGGTGGAGAACGGGCTGATCGAGGCGCTGGCGGCGTTGGGGTTCGCGACCATCCGCCGGGACACGCCGGCCGGCGAGGGCAGCCTGGTCGGGGTGTGGACGCCGGACCACCGCAAGCTGGTGTCGATCGGCATGCGGATCCGGCGCGGGGTGACCAGCCACGGGTTCGCCGTCAACGTGGACCCGGACATGTCGGTGTACCGCGACTTCACGGCCTGCGCGCTGCCCGGCGTGACAATGTGCTCGCTGTCTGAATTGGCTGCGGAGCAGGGAGTTTCGACGCCGTCGGAGGCGGCGGTGCGGGATGCGGTGGCCGACGCGCTCGGCGCTGCATAA
- a CDS encoding type II toxin-antitoxin system VapC family toxin: MSPRTVLADTSFFIAVETGRPLRADIPQRYQVSTITIGELRAGVLTAGDERSRAARLRTLTKALETEPIPVDDQVAVAWAELRSDLRAAGRRMPVNDSWIAATAIAHGLPVVTQDDDYDGTPGLEVIKL; encoded by the coding sequence GTGAGTCCCCGCACGGTCCTTGCGGACACCTCCTTCTTCATAGCCGTTGAAACGGGTCGGCCGCTGCGAGCCGACATTCCCCAGCGGTATCAGGTATCTACGATCACCATCGGCGAGCTCCGAGCCGGTGTGCTCACCGCCGGTGACGAGCGGAGTCGCGCCGCTCGGCTTCGCACGCTCACCAAGGCATTGGAGACCGAGCCGATCCCCGTCGACGATCAGGTGGCCGTCGCGTGGGCTGAGCTGAGAAGTGATTTGCGGGCTGCCGGGCGGCGAATGCCCGTGAACGACTCGTGGATCGCGGCCACCGCGATCGCCCATGGGCTGCCGGTGGTCACACAGGACGACGACTACGACGGCACGCCGGGTCTCGAAGTCATCAAGCTCTGA
- a CDS encoding type II toxin-antitoxin system Phd/YefM family antitoxin, which yields MDEIALRELRNHTSEVLHRVEAGEELTVTVSGRPVARLVPLPRRRPYLTLSEIVANRADAGLYDELREMLPETTDDLDDPWEKAARQ from the coding sequence ATGGACGAGATCGCGCTGCGCGAACTGCGGAACCACACCAGTGAGGTGCTGCACCGCGTCGAGGCCGGCGAGGAGCTGACCGTCACCGTCAGCGGCCGCCCCGTGGCTCGGCTTGTCCCGTTACCGCGTCGGCGGCCGTATCTCACTCTTTCGGAGATCGTGGCGAACCGCGCCGACGCCGGACTGTATGACGAGTTGCGCGAGATGCTGCCGGAGACGACTGACGACCTCGACGATCCTTGGGAGAAGGCAGCTCGGCAGTGA
- a CDS encoding biotin transporter BioY gives MSVLALTGRRAVLADVIPGALAKNVALVVSGAVLTGLAAQIAVPIPGSPVPVTGQTFAALLVGAALGWQRGALSLALYFVAGLAGVPWFTGGASGWAAVTGGYLVGFIAASALVGALARVGGDRTPLRTAGTMALGNLVVYAFGVPWLMVATGMDLRAALVAGVVPFLLGDALKIALAAGLLPGTWALVRRFQQP, from the coding sequence ATGTCCGTGCTCGCCCTGACCGGACGGCGTGCCGTGCTGGCCGACGTCATTCCCGGCGCGCTGGCCAAGAACGTCGCGCTGGTGGTGTCCGGCGCCGTGCTGACCGGGTTGGCCGCGCAGATCGCCGTGCCCATCCCGGGCAGCCCGGTACCGGTCACCGGCCAGACCTTCGCCGCCCTGCTCGTCGGGGCAGCCCTCGGCTGGCAGCGCGGCGCCCTGTCGCTGGCCCTGTACTTCGTCGCCGGTCTCGCCGGCGTGCCGTGGTTCACCGGCGGGGCGTCCGGCTGGGCCGCCGTCACCGGCGGTTACCTCGTCGGCTTCATCGCCGCCAGCGCCCTCGTCGGCGCGCTGGCCCGCGTCGGCGGCGACCGCACCCCGTTGCGCACCGCCGGCACCATGGCGCTCGGCAACCTCGTCGTCTACGCCTTCGGCGTGCCGTGGCTCATGGTCGCCACCGGCATGGACCTCCGCGCCGCCCTCGTCGCCGGCGTCGTGCCGTTCCTGCTCGGCGACGCCCTCAAGATCGCCCTGGCCGCCGGCCTGCTCCCCGGCACCTGGGCCCTGGTCCGCCGCTTCCAGCAGCCCTGA
- a CDS encoding glycosyltransferase, which translates to MGDPTKLEWHFFVPCRDEQAVIGATMTYLRQRFRAAHVWVVDDGSDDRTATVVRNLRRVEGRHIHLVQRYRPQARTGKEDALNAAYRALKTWQGRHAAPSRAVVVVLDADSRPLWNCLELTAAHFDDPRMGSVQVDVRSSTPRRGWLGWLSTRRNDSKPLCGNGQFIRLSALDSIAGPEGRPWRGVPLSAAWHAGLTRDTFVYHQARAA; encoded by the coding sequence ATGGGCGATCCGACCAAGCTGGAGTGGCACTTCTTCGTGCCGTGCCGGGACGAGCAGGCCGTCATCGGGGCGACCATGACGTACCTGCGGCAGCGTTTCCGGGCCGCGCACGTCTGGGTCGTCGACGACGGCTCCGACGACCGCACCGCCACCGTGGTGCGGAACCTTCGCCGTGTCGAGGGTCGGCACATCCACCTCGTGCAGCGCTACCGGCCGCAGGCACGGACCGGGAAGGAGGACGCCCTCAACGCCGCTTACCGGGCCCTGAAGACGTGGCAGGGCCGGCATGCCGCGCCGTCGCGCGCCGTGGTCGTGGTGCTCGACGCCGACAGCCGTCCACTGTGGAACTGCCTCGAGCTGACCGCCGCCCACTTCGATGATCCGCGCATGGGCTCCGTGCAGGTCGACGTGCGGTCCAGCACCCCGCGGCGGGGCTGGCTCGGTTGGCTCAGCACCCGTCGCAACGACAGCAAACCCTTGTGCGGCAACGGACAGTTCATCCGGCTGTCCGCACTCGACTCGATCGCCGGGCCCGAGGGCCGGCCGTGGCGCGGCGTCCCCCTGTCCGCCGCGTGGCACGCCGGCCTCACCCGGGACACCTTCGTCTACCACCAAGCCCGGGCCGCGTGA
- the wecB gene encoding non-hydrolyzing UDP-N-acetylglucosamine 2-epimerase yields the protein MSTEVLLLAGTRPEALKAAPVAKALAGHPLLRPMIVHSGQHVGMVEQALSAFDLRPDAFVPLRREIGSQAELVAGMLRRLDELIVRRRPAAVMVQGDTSTALAGALAGFWRGVPVAHLGAGLRTGDLTAPFPEEGNRQMISRIAALHLAPTEAAARTLQAEAVPSKRITVTGNTIVDALEYVAAAKLPPRSETLLDLEARVSADGARIVLVTMHRRESWGDPLDRVLAAVRSMVDRHPDIHVLLPAHPNPAVQAQVSGALRGHDRVWLSEPLDYPDLIRVLRQTALVVTDSGGLQEEAPSFGVPVLVVRDNTDRTEAVDAGYAWVVGTDDTRIVAEADWLLGSHLRLPAGHNPFGDGQAGHRVVAALDRLLGTGGVGACTPELVALR from the coding sequence TTGAGCACCGAAGTGCTGTTGCTGGCCGGGACCCGGCCGGAGGCACTCAAGGCCGCGCCGGTGGCCAAGGCGCTGGCCGGCCATCCCCTGCTGCGTCCGATGATCGTGCACAGCGGTCAGCACGTCGGCATGGTCGAGCAGGCGCTGTCCGCCTTCGACCTGCGCCCGGACGCGTTCGTGCCGCTGCGCCGCGAGATCGGCAGCCAGGCCGAGCTGGTCGCCGGCATGCTGCGCCGGCTGGACGAGCTGATCGTGCGCCGCCGCCCGGCGGCGGTGATGGTGCAGGGCGACACGTCCACCGCACTGGCCGGCGCGCTGGCCGGGTTCTGGCGTGGCGTGCCCGTCGCGCACCTGGGCGCCGGCCTGCGCACCGGCGACCTGACCGCGCCCTTCCCCGAGGAGGGCAACCGGCAGATGATCTCGCGCATCGCCGCGCTGCACCTCGCGCCGACCGAGGCCGCTGCCCGCACATTGCAGGCCGAGGCCGTGCCGAGCAAGCGCATCACCGTCACCGGCAACACCATTGTGGACGCGCTCGAGTACGTCGCGGCGGCGAAGCTGCCGCCGCGCAGCGAGACCCTGCTCGACCTGGAGGCGCGCGTCAGCGCCGACGGTGCCCGGATCGTGCTGGTCACCATGCACCGCCGCGAGTCGTGGGGTGACCCGCTCGACCGGGTGCTCGCCGCCGTACGGTCCATGGTGGACCGTCACCCTGACATTCACGTCCTGCTGCCGGCCCACCCGAATCCGGCGGTGCAGGCCCAGGTGTCCGGCGCGTTGCGGGGCCACGACCGGGTCTGGCTGAGTGAGCCGCTGGACTACCCGGACCTGATCCGCGTGCTGCGGCAGACCGCGCTGGTGGTGACCGATTCCGGCGGCCTACAGGAGGAGGCGCCGAGCTTCGGCGTGCCGGTGCTGGTGGTGCGGGACAACACCGACCGCACCGAGGCGGTCGACGCCGGCTACGCCTGGGTGGTCGGCACCGACGACACCCGCATCGTGGCCGAGGCGGACTGGCTGCTGGGCTCGCACCTGCGGCTGCCGGCCGGGCACAACCCGTTCGGTGACGGGCAGGCCGGCCATCGGGTGGTGGCCGCGCTCGACCGGCTGTTGGGCACCGGTGGAGTGGGCGCGTGCACCCCCGAATTGGTCGCGCTCCGGTGA